Genomic segment of Oceanimonas sp. GK1:
CCCGATCCAGCAGCCCCGGCTCCAGCTGGGCAAAGTGGGGCAGCTTGCTCTTGTCCAGGGGTTGCAGCATGCCTTCCCGGGCCATCTTGCTCAGCATGTAACTGGACGGAAAAATCACATCGTAGCTTTCTTTGGCACCGCTGGTCTGCAGCAGCTTCAGCTTGGCGTAGAGCGCCTCGTTGGAGTCGAAGCTGGCGTAATCCACCGCCACGCCGGTTTCCTGGGTAAAGGCCTGCAATACGCCTTCGGGCAGGTATTCGGCCCAGGCGTAAACGGCCAGGCGGTCTTCGGCCACGGCCAGGGTGGGGAGGGCGGCGGCCAGTGCCACTGCCAGCGGGTAACAGCGAATCTTCATATCAGCGTTTGTCCCTTAACAACAGTTGAGAAATCACCACCAGTACCAGCGACGCCGCCAGCATCAGGGTGGCCAGTGCATTAACCTCGGGGGAAACTCCCACCTTGACCATGGAGTAAATCTTGAGCGGCAGAATGTCGTAGCCGGGCCCGGTCACAAAGGAGCTGACAATGACGTCGTCCAGCGACAGGGTAAAGCTCAGCAGCCAGCCGGCGGCAATGGCCGGGCGGGCCAGCGGCCACAGAATGCGCCGTAAAATCACGGTTTCACCGGCGCCCAGATCCCGGGCCGCCTCTATCATGCGCACATCAAACCCCTTGAGCCGGGAAAACACCGTGATCACCACAAACGGCAGGCAAAAAGTCACGTGGGCAAACAGCAGCGACCAGAACCCCAGGGACACGCCGATCACCACAAACAGCGCCAGCAGGGAGATGGCCATCACGATATCCGGCGACATCATCACCACAAACAGCATGCCGCCCACAAAACGCTTGCCACGAAAACGGTAGCGATACAGGGCCACCGCCGCCAGGGTGCCGATCAGGGTGGCGATGGTGGCCGACAGCAGGGCCACGGTCACCGAATGGCGCGCCGCTTCCATCAACCCGGCGTTATTGGCCAGACGCTGATACCAGTCGAGGGTGAAGCCATCCCAGCGTACACCGAAACGGGAGCTGTTGAAGGAGTTCATCACCAGCACCCCGATGGGCAGATACAGACAGCCGAACACCAGCAACAGCAGGCTGCCTTTCAGCCAGTTGATCATTCCAGCGTCTCCTTGCGGTTGAGCAGTTTGCCGGCCTGGTAGTACGCCAGCATCAGCAGCGCCATCAGCAGAGTCAGGGTCACGCTGGTGGCGGCACCAAAGGGCCAGTCGCGAATATTGAGGAACTGGGTCTTGATGATGTTGCCGATCAGCAGGTGCTTGGCGCCGCCCAGCAGATCCGAGATATAGAACATGCCGAGCGCCGGCAGAAACACCAGCAGGCAACCGGCCACAATGCCGGGCAGGGTCAGCGGCAGAATCACCCGCACAAAGCGGGGCAGGGCGCCGGCACCCAGATCCCGGGCCGCTTCCAGCAGGCGGTGGTCAAGTTTTTCAATGGCGGCATAGAGCGGCAGTATCATGAACGGCAGCAGAATGTACACCAGACCAATGATCACCGCGGCCTCGGTAAACACGATGCGCAGTGGTTGTTCGATAATGCCCAGGGCCAGCAGCCCCTGGTTGAGCAGTCCCTTGGTGCCCAGCACCGCCTTCAGGGCGTAGGTGCGGATCAGCGAGTTGGTCCAGAACGGCACTATGATCAGGAACAGCATAACCGGTCGCCAGCGCGCCGGCAGGCCGGCCACCACAAAGGCGAACGGATAGCCGATCAGCAGGCACAGCAGGGTGGCCAGGCCCGCCATCATCAGCGAATGCCACAGCACCTTGAAGTACATGGGGTCAAACAGCCGGCCGTAGTTGTCGGCGGTGAACACCAGGCTCACCAGGCTGGCGTGATCCCGGGTCAGGAAGCTGGTGGCGATGATCATCAGGTTGGGCAGAAACACAAACAGCAGCAGCCAGCCGACGATCACGCCTACCGCCAGGTTACGAAACCCGTTAGTGTTGTTCATAAGGCAGCACCACTTCCCAGCCGTCCACCCAGCTGATGTTCACCTGCTGACCCAGGGCATAATCCGGCTCGGGATCGTCTTCATCGAAAAATGCCGACACCAATATGTCCCGGCCGCCGTCGAGCCGTATCCGGGAGTCCAGGGTCGCGCCCTTGTACTGACGATCCACGACCTGCCCGGTGATCCCCGAGCCGTTGTCACCGGGCAGGCACGCCGACATGCGCACATCTTCCGGGCGCAACAGCACGCACACCCGATCGCCGGGGCTGAAGGCGTGGCGGCTGTGTACCAGGCAGTCGCGGCCTTCCACCCGGGCATGCCATCCCTGCTCGGCGGGGGCGAGCAGCTCGCCGTCGAGAATGTTGATTTCCCCGATAAAGCGCGCCACAAACAGGTTGGCCGGCGACTCGTAAATATCCCGGGGCGACCCTTCCTGCACCACCCGGCCGCCCTGCATCACCAGAATGCGATCGGACATGGACAGGGCCTCATCCTGATCGTGAGTGACGAACACAAAGGTAATGCCTAGCCGGCGCTGCAGTGCCTTCAGCTCCACCTGCATCTGTTTGCGCAGCTTGTAGTCGAGGGCACTGAGCGACTCATCCAGCAGCAGCAACCGGGGGCGGTTGACCACGGCCCGGGCAATGGCGATGCGCTGTTGCTGGCCACCGGACAACTGGTGCGGATAGCGACCGGACAGGTGTTCAAGCTGGACCATCTTCAGTGCCTCTTCCACCCGCGCATTCAGCTCCGCCCTGGCCACCTTCTGCATGCGCAGGCCAAAGGCCACGTTGTCGAAAATGGTCATGTGGGGAAACAGGGCGTAGCTCTGAAACACGGTATTGACGTGGCGCTGTTCGGCGGGCACTTGCGTGATGTCGTCACCGGCGAGGGTAATGTGCCCGGCATCGGCGGTTTCCAGCCCGGCGAGCAGGCGTAACACCGTGGTCTTGCCACAGCCGGAAGGACCCAGCAGGGTAAGAAATTCGCCGTCGTAAATGGACAAGTCCAGGTTGTCGATGATGGTCTTGCCGTCATAGGCCTTGGTGATGCCGGCAAGGGTAACGATGGGATCTTTGTGAACGGCCATTTGCCTGAATGCACCTCGATAGGAACGCCCGGCGTTCGGTATGGTAAAGGAAGCGCGCATTCTAGGACTCGTCCGGAGTGAAGCAAAGCAAATAAAAATTGCCACAACAAACGGATTTGTTGTTTAACCGCCGGCACCATGGGCGCCGTTTTTATCCTGTCGACAACGGGTTACGAGAGCCGGCCGATGCCGTTATAATGGCCCCATTCCCTGAACCAGATCCCATAGCAATGAACGAACCCAGATTTACCCGCCTTCAGCAGTCACTGGAACGCGGTTTTTCGCTTAAGCCCAGGGCCGTCTTCCAGGAAGGTTGGGAGCGGATCCACGGCGCCAAACTGACACTGCTGCTGGCCGCCATCGGGGTGGCCGGCAGCTGGCTGGTGCTGAACCAGCTGCTGCTGAGCGTTACCGGCGACAGCGAAACCGGTGACTGGCGCGCCAGCCTGCTGGGCCTGTTGATCTCGATGATCATGGCGCCCATGAGCGGTGGCCTGGACATGATGGGCATTCACCGGGCGGTCAACAAGCCCATTCGTCCCAGCCAGATCTTTGATTATTTCCGTTACGTGCTGCCGCTGGCGGTGGCCAGCCTGATCATGGGCTTTATGACCAGCCTGTTTTTGCCCCTGGGGGTGGCATTGGGGCTGCCGGCGGCACTGTCAATGCTGCCTACCCTGGTGGTGAGCGTGGCGCTGATGTTCGTGTTTCCGCTGATCCTGGAAAAAGGCCTGAGCCCGTTTCAGGCCATTCTGGTTTCCCTCCGGCTGTTCGCCCGCCAGTGGCTGAACCTCATCGCCATTCACCTGCTGCTGGCCCTGTTGTTCATGGCCGCCGTGCTGACCTTTGGCATTGGCCTGATCTGGGCCGCCCCGCTTTACATGGTGGTCAAGGGCATTATTTACCGGGAAGCCTGCGGCGTGGAAGGCATGACTGACGACGGCGCCGTACCGGCGTCTGCTTCACCTTCAGGAGATCATTTCGAGGCATGAGATCATCACTGCTCGGGGCCAGTCTGGCCCTGCTCGCCGTTTCGGCCCACGCCGCGCCCCTCGACCTGGGTTACAGCGGCTTTTACAAGCACCTCGATACCGTGGCCGATGCCAAGGTTGAGCACGCCACCCTCGGCTTTTACCTGAGCCGTCACGATGGCACGGGTTGGTGCCATATCGAGTCGGGAACCGTGGAGGTGGCGGGGGAGACCCGGGGTGAGGTCACCCTCTTGCCCCATGGCGAATTCGTGCTGCCTTTTGACAAGCAGCTGGATTTGGACAAGGCGGTGGTCCGGCTGGAGGTTGAGCAACCGGAACGCTGCGAAATATCCATTCAGATCCAGAGCCTGCTGCCCGCCGGCGAGGTGAATACCCGGCAACTGGCGGTGATCCGCGATGAAATGAAAACCCTGTTACAGGAAATGGCCGGCTGGCCGGGCCGCTACTTTGTGCCCGAGATAAAGGGCGTACAGCTGCAGGCCCTGGACAAGAACGCACTTGTTCAGGGGCTGCCCAAGCTGGCCCTGGACGATGCGGCCCTCGCCGGTGAGGATCACTGGCAACTGCCTGCCAGCCGGGTCACGCCCTGGCTGTAAGGTATAACAAAGGCGCCTCGGCGCCTTTGTTATTTTACTTCCACAATCTGCAGCCGCTCGCCGAGCTCGGGCGCCTCATCGTCGTTCGCCTCAAAACGCGGCGCAAAGTCGGGTTTGTCAAAGCCAATGTCGCCGCCGTCAATCACCCCGGACTCACTGTTGATGCCCTTGAAGTCGAACTGCCGGTGATCCAGCAGGTGCGAGGGCACCAGGTTCTGCACCGAGCGGAACATGCTTTCAATGCGGCCGGGAAAGCGTTTGTCCCAGTCCTGCAGCATGGACTTGATCGCCTGGCGCTGCAGGTTTTCCTGAGAGCCGCACAGGTTGCAGGGAATAATGGGAAATTCCCGGGCCGTGGCATAGCGCACCAGATCCTTTTCCTTGCAATAGGCCAGCGGCCGGATCACCACATGCTTGCCGTTGTCGCTCACCAGCTTGGGCGGCATCGACTTCATGGTGCCGCCGTAGAACATGTTCAGCAGCAGGGTTTCGAGAATGTCGTCGCGGTGGTGACCCAAGGCAATCTTGGTGGCGCCCAGCTCGGTGGCGGTGCGATACAGAATGCCCCGGCGCAACCGCGAGCACAGTGAACAGGTGGTCTTACCCTCGGGGATCTTGTCCTTGACGATGGAATAGGTGTCTTCCTCGACGATTTTGTACTCCACCCCCAGGCTGTCCAGGTAGGCGGGCAGCACATGCTCGGGAAAGCCGGGCTGCTTCTGATCCAGGTTGACCGCCACAATCTCAAAGCGAATGGGAGCGTGGGCCTGCAGGTTCTGCAGAATGTCGAGCATGGCATAGCTGTCCTTGCCGCCGGACAGGCACACCATGATGCGATCGCCGTCTTCGATCATGTTGAAGTCGGCGATGGCCTCTCCTACGTTGCGGCGCAGCCGCTTTTGCAGCTTGTTGAAGTTGTAGACTTGCTTGGCGGATTGAACAGACATGATGCCCCCGGCGAAAAAACTGGGGGCTATTATAGTGACTGGCGCCTCAAGGGCAAGGCGCCAGAAGGGTCAGGCATCCGGGCGCAATACCAGGACGTCGCAGCTGAGCTTGTCGATCACATGCTCGGCGGTATTGCCGAGCAGCGCCGCCGAGAGGCCGGTGCGGCCCACCGAGCCAAGAATGACCAGGCTGGCGTCGATGGCATCGGCACAGTGGGGAATGACTTCTTCCGCCAGCCCTTCGTGCAGATGCAGGCTTTCCGACTCCAGGTTAAAGCGCACCGCATATTCATACAGTGCCCGCTCGTGGTGCTTTTTTACCGCCGCGTTATAGGCATGGGGATCGAAGTCGGGCAACTCCAGTGCCATGTTCACCGGGGTGATGGGGTAGGCGTTGACCAGATGCAGGGTGGCCGACAACAGCCGGGCCACCTCGGCGCTTTCGGTAATGATTTTCTCGTTCAGCGCTTCCTGGGCCTCGTCGTCGCTGCAGCAGTTGACCGCCGCCAGCACGGTGCCGCCCATGGGCCAGTCCCGCTCCTTCACCAGCAGCACCGGACAAGGGCACTTGCGCAGCAGGTGCCAGTCGGTGGGGGTAAAGATAAACGACTGGATCATGGCGTGCTTGTGGGTGCTTTTCACCACCAGATCATGATGGTGCTCCTGCACCTGCTGGTTGATGGCCTCAAAGGGCCGGCTGTGCCACACCACCTTGAGCTGAAAGTCGATGTTGCTGCCGGCGTAGGGCTCCAGCAGGGTCTTGAGCCATTCTTCACGGCCCTGCAGCACGCCCTCGCGCATTTCGTCCCGCTCCTCGCTCGAGAGCATGGAGGTCATCTCGTAGGAAAAGTCGTAAATGGCCAGAAACAGGGTGATGGTGGCGTTTTCCTGCAGGGCCGCCACCGACACGGCCCGGTGCAGGGCCGGCTGGGCCTCGGCGACCGGATCGATCACCACCAGAATATGTCGATACTTGATCATGGGCACCTCCTTCTGGCGCCGCTCATTCCGCTTCGTTGGCACCGGCCAGGGCGGCGAGCTCGGGCAATTTGAGAATGTGAATGTATTTGCCATCCACCGCGATCAGGTCGTTTTTCTGAAAACGGCCCAGCAGCCGGCTCACGGTTTCCACCGTCAACCCCAGATAATTACCGATGTCGCCCCGGGTCATGCTGAGACGAAACTCCCGGGGAGAGAAGCCGCGCTTGGCAAACCGGCTGGACAGGCCATACAAAAAGGCGGCGAGGCGCTCTTCGGCGGTTTTTTTGGAAAGCAGCAATATCATTTGCTGGTCGCCGTTAATCTCGCTGCTCATCAACCGCATGATCTGCTGGCGAAGCCTTGGCATCTTGCCCGAGAGCTCGTCCAGCACCTCATAGGGGATTTCACACACCATGGCGGTTTCCAGCGCCTGGGCAAAGGAAGGATGGCTGCCGCTGCTGATGGCGTCGAAACCGACCAGATCACCGGCGAGGTGAAAGGCGGTGATCTGCTCATCACCCTGCTCGGTGATGGTATAGGACTTGACCGTACCGGCGCGAATGGCATAGAGGGACTTCAGCTCCTCACCCGCCTTGAACAGCTCCTGGCCTTTCTGGATCGGTTTTTTACGCTCGATGATGTTATCCAGCTCATCCAGCTCGTCGGAGTTGAGCCCGAGGGGAATGCACAGCTGGCTGATGCTGCAATCCTGACAGTGTATGGCGCGACCCGTGGCTTGTTTGCCGGTTTTGATTATTTTTCCCATGTGCTCCGTCGCCTGATTGATACTCAGCCTGAATCATAGCACCAATAAAAACCGGTTAATAGCTTAGTAAAGCATCAGGCTGGCCTGGTAAAAACTGAATAAACCGTAAAAAATCAACAGGATGCCGGAAAGCCGGCGGAACCCGGGGTGGTTCAGCCAGTGCCTGAGCGAGCCCGCCAGGCCCCCCAGGGCCAGCAGGGTGGGCAGGGTGCCCAAACCGAACAGGGCCATCACCAGCGCACCGGAAGCAGCTCCACCTGAAACCGCACTCCAGGTCAGGGCCGAATACACCAGGCCACAGGGCAGCCAGCCCCAGATCATGCCAAAGGGCAGGGCGGCCAGCGGGTGGCGAAAGGGCACAAAGCGCCCGGCCAGGGGCTTGATGTGGCGCCATAGACCGTTGCCGAGGCGCTCCAGCGCCAGCAGTCCGCTCCACCAGCGGGCCAGATACAAGCCCAGCAACACCATCATGATGCCGGCCAGCAACCGCAGCCACAACAGGCCCTGCTTGCCCAGGCTGATGTCGGCCAGGCCGGCGAACACCCCCCCCACCAAGGCACCGGCCAGGGCGTAGCTGATGATGCGGCCGGCGTTGTAGCTGAGCAGATACAGCCACTGCCAGCGCCGCTGGGTGGGCGGAATGGCCATGGAAAAGGCCGCCGCCACGCCGCCGCACATGGCAATGCAGTGGCCGGCACCCAGAAACCCGATCATCAGGGCGGCAACCGGGTCAAGCTGACTGGTCATCGTCGTGCTTGCGCTGGGCCCGGCGGTGCGCATCCTGGTCGTCGTCAAACAGAATGTTGTTGCCGTGGCGGTCCAGATCCTCGAACTGGTTGCTCTTGACCGACCATAAAAACACGGCAATGACCACCGCCAGCAGGATCAGGGCAATGGGCAGGATCAGATACCAAATGGTGTCACCATTCATAAGCGGGATAACCTCAGGGAATTGGACATGACGATCAGCGAGCTGGCGGACATGCCGATCATGGCAAACCAGGGCGAGACCTGGCCCATGGCCGCCAGTGGCAGCACCACCAGGTTGTAGCCCAGAGCCCAGCTGAAGTTCTGCTTGATCACCCGCCGGGTCGCGGCGGCAATGCGCCGGGCCGAGAGCAGGCGCTGCAGGCTGTCGCCCAGCAAAATGGCATCGGCACTGTTTTTGGCAATGTCGGTGCCACCGGCCATGGCAAAGGAGACATGGGCGCCGGCCAGCACCGGCGCATCGTTGATGCCATCTCCCACCATCAGGCACACCTCACCCTGCTCGGCCCGCTGTCGCAGGTAGGCAAGCTTGTCGTCGGGGCTGGCATTTTTGCGCAGCTCGCTTACGCCCAGGGTTTCGGCCACCCGGTCGGCCTGGCCGGAGCCGTCACCGGTGAGAATGGTGGTGTTCAGGCCCTGCTCATGGCAGCGGCGTACCAGCTCAGGGGCCTCATCGCGCAGGGGATCCGCCAGCACAAAGCGGGCCTCCAGGCCCTGCTCGCCGGCAAGATAGACGCACAGTTCGCTGTCTTCGGCGCCGGGGTTGAGCCAGGCGGCACTGCCCAGACGCCATTCCTGGCCGTCAATCATGCCGCTCACGCCCCGGCCCACATGGTTCTGACGCTGTTCAACCTGTATGGCAGCGTTGGCATGGGGCGAAAAGGCCCGGGCAATGGGATGCTCGGAGCCGGCTTCCAGGGCCGCGGCCAGGGCCAGTAGTTGCGCGTCGGACTGTGAGCCAAGCGGGGTTACCTCGGCCAAGGCGACCTTGCCCTGAGTGAGGGTACCGGTCTTGTCGAACACCATGCGGGTGGCCCGGGGCAGGGTGTCTAGCACGTGGGCCCGGCGCACCAGCACGCCGCTCTGGGTCAGGCGGGAGGTGGCCACGGTCAGCGCCGTGGGGGTGGCCAGGGACAGGGCACAGGGACAGGTGGCCACCAGCACCGACAGCATGACCCAGAAGGCGCGATCGGCATCAAGCTGCAGCCATACCAGCCAGGTGCCCAGGGTGGCCAACAGCAGCGCCGCCACAAAATAGCGGGACAGTTGATCCGCCAGTACCGCGACCCGGGGCTTGTCGAGCAGGGCGTCGTCCTGGGCGCGCAGGATTTCCGATACCCGGGCATCGGCCAGGCTGCGGCTGACGCGAATGCGCAGCGGAGACTCCACATTAGTGGTACCGGCAAACACCGGCTCGTCGGGCCCGCGGAACACCGGCAGGTGCTCGCCGGTCAGCATGGATTCATCGATGCTGGTGTGGCCTTCCAGAATATCCCCGTCGGCGGGGATCACGGCGCCTGGCGACACTCGCACCACCTGGCCGGGCACCAGGGTGCGGGCGGCCACTTCCTGCTCGTCGGAGCCGGTTTCCAGCCTGGCCAGCATGGGAATATGGTGGGTAAGGTTGGCGGTGGTTTCCGAGGCCCGGCGTTTGGCCCGCATCTCCAGAAAGCGGCCGGTCAGCAGCAAAAAGGCGAACATGGACACGCACTCGTAATACACCTCGCCGCTGGCGGTGACGGTGGCATACACCGAGGCCACAAAGGCGAACAGCATGGCCAGGGACACCGGCAAGTCCATGTTCAGCGCCCGGTTTTTCAGGCCGCGCCAGGCATTGCGGTAAAAGGGCAGGGCGGAATAGCCCATTACCGGCACCGACAGCCACAGGCTGACCCAGCGGAACAGCTGCACCAGGCCGGCGTCGATATCGGGAAACAGGTCTTCGTACAGGGCAAAGCCCACCATCATCACCTGCATGCTGGCGATGCCGGCCACCCCCATGCGCAGCAGGTAGGACTTCACTTCCCGGTTGTAATCCTGCTCCTGCTGGTGCGGCAGAAAGGGGCGGGCCTGGTAGCCGATATGGGCAAAGGCGGCAAGCAGGGTGCTGAGCCGGGTTTCGCGCTCGTCCCAGCGCAGCCGGGCCCGTTCGGTGGTGGTATTGACCTGAATGAGCCGCACCCCCGGCACCTGGGACAGATGCCGTTCAATCAGCCAGGCACAGGCGGCACAGGAGAGCCCGCCGATGGACAGCTGCACTTCGCGCAGGTGATCCCGCTCCAGCACAAAGTCCTGCTGTATTTCATCGAGATCGTAGTGCTGCAGCCGGCGCAGCTCGTCGGGCAGGGCTTCCGCCCTGGGGGCGGTGCCGGTGCGGTGCTGGTAGTAACTGCCGAGGCCGCAGTCGATGATGGTCTCGGCCACCGCCTGGCAGCCGGGGCAGCAGAACCGGCGCGACGCGCCGTCCAGG
This window contains:
- the ttcA gene encoding tRNA 2-thiocytidine(32) synthetase TtcA — its product is MSVQSAKQVYNFNKLQKRLRRNVGEAIADFNMIEDGDRIMVCLSGGKDSYAMLDILQNLQAHAPIRFEIVAVNLDQKQPGFPEHVLPAYLDSLGVEYKIVEEDTYSIVKDKIPEGKTTCSLCSRLRRGILYRTATELGATKIALGHHRDDILETLLLNMFYGGTMKSMPPKLVSDNGKHVVIRPLAYCKEKDLVRYATAREFPIIPCNLCGSQENLQRQAIKSMLQDWDKRFPGRIESMFRSVQNLVPSHLLDHRQFDFKGINSESGVIDGGDIGFDKPDFAPRFEANDDEAPELGERLQIVEVK
- the ccoS gene encoding cbb3-type cytochrome oxidase assembly protein CcoS — protein: MNGDTIWYLILPIALILLAVVIAVFLWSVKSNQFEDLDRHGNNILFDDDQDAHRRAQRKHDDDQSA
- the potC gene encoding spermidine/putrescine ABC transporter permease PotC gives rise to the protein MINWLKGSLLLLVFGCLYLPIGVLVMNSFNSSRFGVRWDGFTLDWYQRLANNAGLMEAARHSVTVALLSATIATLIGTLAAVALYRYRFRGKRFVGGMLFVVMMSPDIVMAISLLALFVVIGVSLGFWSLLFAHVTFCLPFVVITVFSRLKGFDVRMIEAARDLGAGETVILRRILWPLARPAIAAGWLLSFTLSLDDVIVSSFVTGPGYDILPLKIYSMVKVGVSPEVNALATLMLAASLVLVVISQLLLRDKR
- the uspE gene encoding universal stress protein UspE — its product is MIKYRHILVVIDPVAEAQPALHRAVSVAALQENATITLFLAIYDFSYEMTSMLSSEERDEMREGVLQGREEWLKTLLEPYAGSNIDFQLKVVWHSRPFEAINQQVQEHHHDLVVKSTHKHAMIQSFIFTPTDWHLLRKCPCPVLLVKERDWPMGGTVLAAVNCCSDDEAQEALNEKIITESAEVARLLSATLHLVNAYPITPVNMALELPDFDPHAYNAAVKKHHERALYEYAVRFNLESESLHLHEGLAEEVIPHCADAIDASLVILGSVGRTGLSAALLGNTAEHVIDKLSCDVLVLRPDA
- the potA gene encoding spermidine/putrescine ABC transporter ATP-binding protein PotA, which gives rise to MAVHKDPIVTLAGITKAYDGKTIIDNLDLSIYDGEFLTLLGPSGCGKTTVLRLLAGLETADAGHITLAGDDITQVPAEQRHVNTVFQSYALFPHMTIFDNVAFGLRMQKVARAELNARVEEALKMVQLEHLSGRYPHQLSGGQQQRIAIARAVVNRPRLLLLDESLSALDYKLRKQMQVELKALQRRLGITFVFVTHDQDEALSMSDRILVMQGGRVVQEGSPRDIYESPANLFVARFIGEINILDGELLAPAEQGWHARVEGRDCLVHSRHAFSPGDRVCVLLRPEDVRMSACLPGDNGSGITGQVVDRQYKGATLDSRIRLDGGRDILVSAFFDEDDPEPDYALGQQVNISWVDGWEVVLPYEQH
- a CDS encoding heavy metal translocating P-type ATPase → MTGCFHCGEPLPAGAEFSATLDGASRRFCCPGCQAVAETIIDCGLGSYYQHRTGTAPRAEALPDELRRLQHYDLDEIQQDFVLERDHLREVQLSIGGLSCAACAWLIERHLSQVPGVRLIQVNTTTERARLRWDERETRLSTLLAAFAHIGYQARPFLPHQQEQDYNREVKSYLLRMGVAGIASMQVMMVGFALYEDLFPDIDAGLVQLFRWVSLWLSVPVMGYSALPFYRNAWRGLKNRALNMDLPVSLAMLFAFVASVYATVTASGEVYYECVSMFAFLLLTGRFLEMRAKRRASETTANLTHHIPMLARLETGSDEQEVAARTLVPGQVVRVSPGAVIPADGDILEGHTSIDESMLTGEHLPVFRGPDEPVFAGTTNVESPLRIRVSRSLADARVSEILRAQDDALLDKPRVAVLADQLSRYFVAALLLATLGTWLVWLQLDADRAFWVMLSVLVATCPCALSLATPTALTVATSRLTQSGVLVRRAHVLDTLPRATRMVFDKTGTLTQGKVALAEVTPLGSQSDAQLLALAAALEAGSEHPIARAFSPHANAAIQVEQRQNHVGRGVSGMIDGQEWRLGSAAWLNPGAEDSELCVYLAGEQGLEARFVLADPLRDEAPELVRRCHEQGLNTTILTGDGSGQADRVAETLGVSELRKNASPDDKLAYLRQRAEQGEVCLMVGDGINDAPVLAGAHVSFAMAGGTDIAKNSADAILLGDSLQRLLSARRIAAATRRVIKQNFSWALGYNLVVLPLAAMGQVSPWFAMIGMSASSLIVMSNSLRLSRL
- the potB gene encoding spermidine/putrescine ABC transporter permease PotB, which codes for MNNTNGFRNLAVGVIVGWLLLFVFLPNLMIIATSFLTRDHASLVSLVFTADNYGRLFDPMYFKVLWHSLMMAGLATLLCLLIGYPFAFVVAGLPARWRPVMLFLIIVPFWTNSLIRTYALKAVLGTKGLLNQGLLALGIIEQPLRIVFTEAAVIIGLVYILLPFMILPLYAAIEKLDHRLLEAARDLGAGALPRFVRVILPLTLPGIVAGCLLVFLPALGMFYISDLLGGAKHLLIGNIIKTQFLNIRDWPFGAATSVTLTLLMALLMLAYYQAGKLLNRKETLE
- a CDS encoding FNR family transcription factor — protein: MGKIIKTGKQATGRAIHCQDCSISQLCIPLGLNSDELDELDNIIERKKPIQKGQELFKAGEELKSLYAIRAGTVKSYTITEQGDEQITAFHLAGDLVGFDAISSGSHPSFAQALETAMVCEIPYEVLDELSGKMPRLRQQIMRLMSSEINGDQQMILLLSKKTAEERLAAFLYGLSSRFAKRGFSPREFRLSMTRGDIGNYLGLTVETVSRLLGRFQKNDLIAVDGKYIHILKLPELAALAGANEAE
- a CDS encoding sulfite exporter TauE/SafE family protein, whose product is MTSQLDPVAALMIGFLGAGHCIAMCGGVAAAFSMAIPPTQRRWQWLYLLSYNAGRIISYALAGALVGGVFAGLADISLGKQGLLWLRLLAGIMMVLLGLYLARWWSGLLALERLGNGLWRHIKPLAGRFVPFRHPLAALPFGMIWGWLPCGLVYSALTWSAVSGGAASGALVMALFGLGTLPTLLALGGLAGSLRHWLNHPGFRRLSGILLIFYGLFSFYQASLMLY
- a CDS encoding DUF2987 domain-containing protein; this encodes MRSSLLGASLALLAVSAHAAPLDLGYSGFYKHLDTVADAKVEHATLGFYLSRHDGTGWCHIESGTVEVAGETRGEVTLLPHGEFVLPFDKQLDLDKAVVRLEVEQPERCEISIQIQSLLPAGEVNTRQLAVIRDEMKTLLQEMAGWPGRYFVPEIKGVQLQALDKNALVQGLPKLALDDAALAGEDHWQLPASRVTPWL